A single window of Candidatus Binataceae bacterium DNA harbors:
- a CDS encoding methyltransferase domain-containing protein has product MPSNQPENSGIAVPELGMWLPPQPLGSLGRAIVGWSERLLGWSHRNQRIVPTKSPVKVNLGSGLYVAPGWINIDGSLKALLAKCPAPLLRRSYSLITAPAVASAQQFVALLKNNLFIHHDLKYGIPLPDRSADFIYSSHMLHHLYYDQAVALLKEAKRVLKPGGTIRIAVPDLEYIISLYQRGQRQAALGYFFYPSVPRGELSTRRYQYDFVLLRNLLLATGFEAPRRCAFATGTVPDLSQLDRLPEETLYVEAQA; this is encoded by the coding sequence GTGCCAAGCAATCAGCCAGAAAACTCCGGTATTGCTGTTCCCGAGCTCGGCATGTGGCTACCACCCCAGCCGCTGGGTAGTCTAGGCAGGGCAATCGTCGGCTGGAGCGAGCGCCTGCTCGGTTGGAGTCACCGTAATCAACGGATCGTCCCAACTAAATCCCCAGTCAAGGTTAATCTGGGAAGCGGTTTGTACGTTGCTCCCGGCTGGATCAATATTGACGGTAGCCTCAAGGCACTGCTGGCAAAGTGTCCAGCCCCATTGCTACGCCGAAGCTATTCGCTCATAACGGCACCCGCCGTTGCTTCGGCCCAGCAATTCGTGGCCCTGCTCAAAAACAACCTCTTCATCCATCACGATCTAAAGTACGGTATTCCCTTACCGGATCGCAGCGCCGATTTCATATATTCCTCCCATATGCTCCACCATCTATATTACGATCAGGCGGTGGCGCTCCTAAAAGAAGCCAAACGTGTGCTTAAACCTGGAGGAACGATACGAATTGCAGTACCCGATCTAGAGTATATCATATCGCTTTACCAACGTGGTCAACGCCAGGCAGCTCTAGGGTACTTCTTCTATCCATCTGTCCCGCGCGGTGAATTGAGCACCCGCCGCTATCAGTACGACTTTGTCTTATTGCGAAACCTGCTTCTGGCGACCGGTTTTGAGGCGCCGCGACGTTGCGCCTTTGCCACCGGCACCGTTCCCGACCTGAGCCAACTCGACCGATTGCCTGAAGAAACGCTTTACGTTGAAGCTCAGGCCTAA
- a CDS encoding class I SAM-dependent methyltransferase yields the protein MSADDYSLALLMSIILTPHRFAIMEHLSWFLGLQAKRHPKGRLGAVGIGSGFELVRASRILSCWHIEGYDQEQAMCEQARKLLKFCQVPINVAINIEFPLAEFDPRFAQVYDALILCELCEHLRDPGRALVNAARYLKTDGQAFVTMAVNIAQEDHVFLYPSLDACRRQLEESELVTVSEWAIPQSAFVTPRGEHWRGNYVAVVSRRSGAVQMPSLGSH from the coding sequence GTGTCCGCGGACGACTACAGTCTGGCCCTGCTAATGTCGATCATTCTTACACCCCATCGTTTCGCCATCATGGAGCATCTGTCGTGGTTCCTCGGCCTGCAGGCGAAGCGACATCCGAAAGGCCGCCTCGGCGCCGTTGGAATCGGCAGCGGTTTCGAGCTGGTTCGCGCTTCCCGCATTCTTTCGTGCTGGCATATCGAGGGTTACGATCAGGAGCAGGCGATGTGCGAGCAGGCGCGAAAGCTCTTGAAGTTCTGCCAGGTACCCATAAACGTCGCGATAAACATTGAGTTTCCATTGGCCGAGTTCGACCCGCGCTTCGCGCAGGTCTATGATGCTCTAATCCTGTGCGAGTTGTGCGAGCACTTGCGCGATCCCGGGCGCGCACTCGTGAACGCAGCTCGCTATCTTAAGACCGATGGCCAGGCCTTTGTAACCATGGCGGTCAATATTGCTCAGGAGGACCATGTGTTCTTGTATCCGTCGCTCGATGCATGCCGGCGTCAGCTCGAGGAAAGCGAGCTGGTAACTGTGAGCGAATGGGCCATTCCGCAAAGCGCCTTCGTCACCCCGCGAGGCGAGCATTGGAGGGGTAATTATGTGGCAGTTGTAAGCCGTCGCTCAGGGGCGGTACAAATGCCGAGCCTTGGCTCCCACTAA
- a CDS encoding glycosyltransferase family 4 protein, translated as MKVLLVSNRLFTHDVRLRRNAEALAKRGDSVDVICTAEEGHNYTGPVHLVAFPCFRYRGNNRLCYLGYYLDFLVRASWRATLLAFRRRYDVVIAVSMPDAIVFACVGARLFGSKLILDITDTMPELYQDRFGKHFWDVGGKLLALQERLSAWFADRVLAVHELHRQRLMTAGIDSTKIRVVMNSPDPSIFRHERLCSTKSVAFTLIYHGSIIRRLGLDIALQAVASARQTIPQLRLWIFGSGDYLQEARQLALRLNIDNVVTFFGFVPAELIVPYIAQAHVGLVPYYANEATQIMLPMKLLEYSMLGVPVIASRLSAIEYYFGEHTLRYVAPGDINDLTNAIVELYARPDLRERLSGRCRKALQPIAWNNQCRELFSAVDTLVSH; from the coding sequence ATGAAAGTGTTGCTTGTTTCCAACCGTCTATTTACTCACGACGTGCGTTTGCGCCGTAATGCGGAGGCACTCGCCAAACGCGGCGACAGTGTTGACGTAATCTGCACCGCCGAAGAGGGGCACAATTATACAGGTCCCGTCCATTTAGTAGCGTTCCCATGCTTTCGCTATCGTGGCAACAATCGCCTGTGCTATCTGGGCTATTATCTTGACTTCCTTGTCCGCGCAAGCTGGCGCGCGACTCTGCTCGCGTTTCGGCGACGTTACGACGTTGTTATCGCAGTCAGCATGCCGGATGCGATCGTGTTCGCTTGCGTTGGAGCGAGGCTTTTCGGTAGCAAGCTCATCCTCGACATTACTGATACCATGCCCGAACTTTATCAAGATCGTTTCGGCAAGCACTTCTGGGATGTCGGCGGTAAGCTGCTGGCTCTGCAAGAGCGACTTAGCGCTTGGTTTGCCGACCGCGTTCTGGCCGTGCACGAACTGCACCGGCAGCGGCTGATGACCGCCGGAATCGATTCAACTAAAATTCGAGTTGTCATGAATTCCCCCGACCCTTCGATTTTTCGTCATGAGCGTCTTTGCAGTACGAAAAGCGTGGCGTTTACTTTGATCTATCATGGCTCGATTATACGCCGTTTAGGACTTGACATAGCCCTTCAGGCAGTGGCGTCAGCTCGGCAGACAATTCCTCAGTTGCGCCTATGGATTTTTGGCAGCGGCGATTATCTACAGGAAGCGAGACAGTTGGCATTGCGTCTGAACATTGACAACGTGGTCACATTTTTTGGCTTCGTGCCGGCGGAGTTAATTGTTCCTTATATCGCACAGGCACACGTTGGCCTGGTGCCTTATTACGCCAACGAGGCCACGCAAATCATGCTTCCGATGAAGTTACTGGAATACTCGATGCTGGGCGTACCTGTTATCGCTTCGCGCTTGTCAGCGATCGAGTACTATTTTGGCGAACACACCCTTCGCTACGTCGCTCCTGGGGACATTAACGATTTAACCAACGCAATTGTCGAGCTTTACGCGCGCCCCGATTTGCGGGAACGTCTGTCGGGGCGGTGCCGAAAGGCCTTGCAACCGATCGCTTGGAACAACCAATGTCGCGAACTGTTTTCCGCAGTCGACACGCTAGTGTCGCATTAG
- a CDS encoding glycosyltransferase family A protein: protein MAASIIAVTPAHNEERFLPNLIRCMTNQSLRPRSWTIIDDGSSDQTARIIDQAAAAYAWIKAVHLPLHTLRAPGGESVIMPELRPERLGAADFIFRVDADVTFDNHFLEHLINKFERTPKLGIASGMLYEPAANNSWRPLREPSFQPTGPCRVYSRRCFDTLGRLESTLGWDTVDVTTALMRGFDTRNFRDLTVYHHRPMQTASGPRQGRLNAGVAAYNAGYSFLFMIVRSCRHACTPPWVVGGALMLFAYLRCWLTGMPRLADPELMAFVRRQQLRRLCGLTTIWK from the coding sequence ATGGCCGCTAGTATAATCGCGGTCACGCCCGCGCATAATGAAGAGCGTTTTCTCCCCAACTTGATACGCTGCATGACAAACCAATCATTGCGGCCTCGATCATGGACGATAATAGACGATGGTTCCTCCGACCAGACCGCCAGAATTATCGACCAGGCTGCCGCCGCCTATGCCTGGATCAAGGCAGTTCACCTGCCCCTTCATACCCTACGCGCTCCTGGTGGCGAATCTGTAATCATGCCGGAGCTACGGCCTGAACGGCTGGGCGCCGCGGATTTCATATTTAGAGTTGACGCCGACGTCACCTTCGATAACCATTTTCTCGAGCATCTTATTAACAAATTCGAGCGCACTCCCAAGCTGGGAATTGCCAGTGGAATGCTCTACGAGCCTGCTGCTAACAACAGCTGGCGCCCTCTTCGCGAGCCATCCTTTCAACCCACCGGCCCCTGCCGCGTTTACTCCCGCCGCTGTTTTGATACTCTGGGCAGACTGGAATCTACTCTGGGCTGGGACACCGTCGATGTCACAACCGCGTTGATGCGCGGCTTCGACACCCGCAACTTTCGCGACCTTACCGTTTATCACCACCGTCCGATGCAAACCGCCAGCGGCCCACGACAGGGTAGGCTAAATGCGGGGGTGGCGGCCTACAACGCCGGCTATTCATTCCTTTTTATGATAGTTCGATCCTGCCGCCACGCCTGCACTCCCCCCTGGGTCGTTGGCGGAGCCTTGATGCTCTTTGCCTATCTGCGTTGCTGGCTCACAGGAATGCCTCGACTGGCAGACCCCGAACTTATGGCCTTCGTGCGACGTCAACAATTGCGACGTCTTTGCGGTCTGACGACCATTTGGAAGTAA
- a CDS encoding O-antigen ligase family protein — protein sequence MASALDAIVDAPPTSPDRWRGTSTVIMVCLLLAAACLWVVAGANTQILFALFATVAAASVISGAMFCWKHESWLPFALILLILSLYTLPNPGLRAAVHYSIVTLLCLPLAPRLLRSGLLRQGGFRLYTFYYFWAAFTVSYSLAPLFSLSRLADSLLLFCAIAWCASQVNTEEQAFQLLWRAMLGAGLITLLLVVFGLFGPHSLNWLSPEESIQPSVLRDMRLHGLQVGGIERFRGILSGPNDVGLVMLLTVGPALVCWSAVSQRMKFNLGGLIVAALGACAAADSRSPILGLTLGGLLYSVWRYRAKSLPLIGAGTLVVVAVATLMGHKFGTYVDRGDITTLTGRTEMWQFVLAAVARHPIRGYGYEVQGAILNSRYFPLWWGPWDQGPHSSLHDGYLNHAAGVGIPATVFWLFMMLRPWFFIFRQPGDPWRLKSMFFLITLPLMVLNLTEAAIGDCIEASGFLFALVWALAERYRLLTLQSEAETARRTLDRMSRPLASLLQ from the coding sequence ATGGCCAGCGCGTTGGACGCGATTGTCGATGCACCGCCCACGTCCCCGGACCGCTGGCGCGGTACGTCCACGGTCATCATGGTGTGCCTGCTTCTCGCCGCTGCCTGCCTGTGGGTGGTAGCTGGGGCCAACACGCAAATCCTGTTTGCCCTGTTCGCTACGGTGGCGGCCGCGAGCGTCATAAGCGGAGCCATGTTTTGCTGGAAACACGAGAGCTGGTTGCCCTTTGCCCTAATCTTGCTCATCTTGTCGCTCTATACGCTACCCAATCCTGGCCTGCGAGCCGCTGTTCATTATTCCATTGTCACCCTGCTGTGCTTGCCGTTAGCGCCACGCTTACTGCGCTCCGGACTGCTGCGCCAGGGCGGCTTTCGCCTCTACACCTTCTATTATTTCTGGGCGGCATTCACGGTTAGCTACTCGCTGGCTCCTCTATTCTCGCTTTCGCGTTTGGCGGACTCTCTGCTCCTGTTCTGCGCCATTGCCTGGTGCGCCAGCCAGGTAAACACCGAAGAGCAAGCTTTCCAACTGCTGTGGCGGGCGATGCTTGGAGCCGGCCTGATAACCCTGCTGTTAGTGGTGTTCGGTTTGTTTGGGCCCCATAGTTTGAATTGGCTCAGCCCCGAAGAGAGCATCCAGCCCTCGGTCCTACGCGACATGCGTCTGCACGGACTTCAGGTTGGCGGCATCGAGCGCTTTCGTGGCATCCTAAGTGGCCCAAACGACGTCGGCTTGGTGATGCTCCTCACGGTTGGTCCTGCTTTAGTTTGCTGGTCAGCGGTTAGTCAGCGAATGAAATTTAATTTGGGAGGACTGATTGTAGCGGCCCTAGGCGCGTGCGCGGCTGCCGATTCGCGCTCTCCCATACTTGGCCTAACGTTGGGCGGGCTCTTGTACAGTGTCTGGCGCTATCGGGCTAAAAGCCTACCCTTGATTGGCGCCGGGACCCTGGTAGTGGTCGCCGTCGCAACCCTTATGGGTCATAAATTTGGCACTTATGTCGACCGCGGCGACATCACTACGCTGACTGGCCGCACTGAAATGTGGCAATTCGTGCTCGCAGCCGTCGCTCGCCATCCGATCCGCGGCTACGGTTATGAAGTCCAGGGCGCGATCCTCAATAGCCGCTACTTTCCTCTCTGGTGGGGACCGTGGGACCAGGGGCCGCACAGCTCTCTACACGATGGATATTTGAATCACGCCGCCGGGGTCGGGATCCCAGCTACCGTGTTTTGGCTGTTTATGATGCTGCGCCCCTGGTTCTTCATTTTCCGCCAGCCAGGCGATCCGTGGCGACTCAAATCGATGTTCTTCCTGATCACACTTCCCTTAATGGTACTGAACCTGACCGAAGCAGCAATCGGAGACTGTATCGAAGCCAGCGGCTTTTTGTTCGCCCTCGTCTGGGCTCTGGCCGAACGATACCGTTTACTCACCTTGCAAAGCGAAGCCGAAACGGCAAGGCGAACGCTCGACCGCATGTCGCGCCCTCTGGCAAGCCTGTTGCAGTGA
- a CDS encoding polysaccharide deacetylase family protein, which translates to MFRSSVFETTRRLANRKLPILMYHGIAGGPCGPAQAYWSQRHVVGWDSFCNQVQLLGDEGWRALLPDELRIEHVARESRVLAITFDDGHTSDMFAAERLSHHGMRALFYLTWSHLGRAGYITKEQVGRLVRLGMSIGSHGLRHIAFDSLDDHELAHELQESKARLEDLSSLPVTSFACPLGAYDERVLAAAFAAGYTSVTTSDFRRAAVGGRAVFPRIPILNDTALADFRALLYAGTWGTARRRVTIGLVRRGGRICSYLARHTRIGG; encoded by the coding sequence ATGTTTCGCTCCTCAGTCTTCGAGACCACGCGGCGGCTTGCAAACCGCAAGCTCCCGATCCTGATGTATCACGGAATTGCGGGTGGACCCTGTGGCCCGGCCCAGGCCTACTGGAGTCAGCGCCACGTGGTGGGATGGGACTCGTTTTGTAACCAAGTTCAATTGCTTGGCGACGAAGGCTGGCGTGCCCTGCTTCCCGATGAGCTGAGAATAGAGCACGTCGCACGCGAGTCGCGGGTGTTGGCAATCACTTTCGATGACGGACATACCAGCGATATGTTTGCCGCCGAACGCTTGAGCCACCACGGCATGCGCGCGCTCTTCTATTTGACCTGGTCGCATCTGGGCCGTGCCGGCTATATCACGAAGGAGCAGGTCGGGCGGCTCGTGCGCCTGGGTATGAGCATCGGCTCGCACGGGCTTCGCCACATCGCTTTCGATTCTCTTGACGACCATGAGCTCGCACACGAGCTGCAAGAGTCCAAAGCGCGCCTAGAAGATCTCTCCAGCCTGCCGGTCACCAGTTTCGCGTGTCCCCTGGGAGCCTACGATGAGCGCGTGTTGGCGGCGGCCTTCGCCGCCGGCTATACGAGCGTAACAACCTCGGACTTCCGCCGCGCTGCTGTGGGCGGCCGAGCTGTTTTTCCGCGTATCCCGATTCTCAACGATACCGCTTTGGCAGACTTTCGCGCTCTGCTCTATGCCGGCACCTGGGGTACCGCGCGTCGCCGGGTCACCATCGGTCTGGTGCGGCGTGGCGGCCGCATTTGCTCCTACCTGGCGCGTCACACCCGAATCGGAGGCTGA
- a CDS encoding polysaccharide biosynthesis/export family protein → MNKPRVEQFQLAGASRTMAVAGPREVRGFTMSLGWALMLVAAGLWLAGCAASNGDDSRLPHQGLAMSPQACMANVSLQRGQAPDGSYLIEPSDDLLIDFYLNPEFNQDVTVRPDGKISVRLIGEVPAAGLTPQQLATNLDQAYLRELRAPGVTVTVKNMPSRQIFVEGEVAHPGAFPVESGTTILQAVAEAGGLTKDAGSTAVLIRRDVCGNPARSAISLKRALNRAGSNDDLVLESRDIVVVPPSTIASMDNWVDHYLRRLMPVEPYLAANTPVL, encoded by the coding sequence ATGAACAAGCCACGGGTCGAACAGTTCCAACTCGCCGGCGCAAGCCGCACGATGGCCGTCGCCGGACCGCGCGAGGTGCGCGGCTTCACTATGAGTTTGGGGTGGGCGCTAATGCTGGTCGCCGCCGGTCTTTGGCTGGCGGGCTGTGCGGCTTCCAACGGTGACGATAGCAGATTACCCCACCAAGGGCTCGCGATGTCGCCGCAGGCCTGCATGGCTAACGTTTCGCTGCAGCGCGGACAGGCTCCCGACGGCAGCTACCTGATTGAGCCCAGCGACGATCTGTTGATCGATTTCTACCTCAATCCAGAGTTCAACCAGGACGTCACGGTGCGTCCGGATGGCAAGATTTCGGTCCGCCTGATTGGAGAAGTGCCGGCCGCGGGCCTCACACCGCAGCAGCTGGCGACCAATTTGGACCAGGCTTACTTGCGTGAGCTGCGCGCTCCCGGGGTCACGGTCACGGTCAAGAACATGCCGAGTCGCCAGATTTTCGTCGAAGGCGAGGTGGCCCATCCAGGGGCTTTCCCAGTTGAGTCAGGCACCACAATCCTACAGGCGGTCGCGGAAGCCGGGGGGCTGACTAAGGACGCAGGGTCAACGGCTGTGCTGATCCGGCGCGATGTCTGCGGTAATCCGGCCCGCTCCGCAATCAGTTTGAAGAGGGCACTCAATCGAGCCGGCTCCAACGACGACTTGGTATTGGAATCGCGTGACATCGTGGTGGTCCCGCCCAGCACTATCGCCAGCATGGATAACTGGGTCGATCATTACCTTCGTCGCCTGATGCCAGTGGAGCCTTACCTAGCGGCCAACACTCCAGTCCTGTGA
- a CDS encoding AAA family ATPase: MYYRYFGLNGPPFEFTTAPAALYLGKEHSEALAALEWSVLREPSGYTLFVGEPGTGKTTLVSAILARHYQRVRAVYLNHPKLSFAEILMRITRQLGIEPQDQSKLAVIEAFNQYLSQLAPEERVVMVFDEAQALSDDGFEELRLLANQGHPERRQLQIILAGQPELARRLQSPALKQLNERIGARAMLHPLSDGEVLEYIAHLVGARGGRPDAIFSGRALKLVVQHSHGIARRVNILCHNAMLSAFSRNATRVSAEVMREVVAEYDDFAGGAPAPLAPPAVRWPVRVRHAALGLASLALLGASGSLWLWHTAEPVDIDLKPAPVQSFAAPLSLAEPPLSPRFVYAAPTSAAPAAPVASGLAAAAGLGSPVVKVAPLPVSHTQSLPTQVRVRSGDTATAIAQRYLGGAGGLAQLAARNPQIHNLDVIYPGEVINLPARGATAEAN, from the coding sequence ATGTATTACCGCTACTTTGGCCTCAATGGCCCCCCTTTCGAGTTCACCACTGCCCCCGCCGCGCTCTATCTGGGCAAGGAACACAGCGAGGCCTTGGCGGCGCTGGAATGGAGCGTGTTGCGCGAGCCGAGCGGTTACACCCTGTTCGTGGGCGAGCCCGGAACGGGCAAGACGACGCTGGTAAGCGCCATCCTGGCACGCCATTACCAGCGCGTGCGCGCGGTCTATCTCAACCATCCCAAGCTCTCCTTCGCCGAAATCCTGATGCGAATCACCCGCCAGCTCGGCATCGAACCCCAGGATCAGAGCAAGCTGGCGGTGATCGAGGCCTTCAATCAGTACCTCAGCCAGTTGGCGCCCGAGGAAAGGGTGGTGATGGTGTTCGACGAGGCCCAGGCGCTCAGCGACGACGGTTTCGAGGAACTGCGCCTGCTTGCCAACCAGGGCCATCCCGAGCGGCGGCAGTTGCAGATAATCCTGGCTGGCCAACCCGAGTTGGCCCGTCGCCTGCAATCGCCCGCGCTCAAGCAGCTCAACGAGCGGATTGGTGCCCGCGCCATGCTCCATCCGCTGTCCGACGGCGAGGTGCTGGAATACATCGCGCATCTGGTCGGTGCGCGCGGCGGGCGCCCCGACGCGATATTCAGCGGGCGAGCGCTTAAGCTGGTAGTGCAACACAGCCACGGGATCGCGCGCCGGGTTAACATCCTCTGTCACAACGCAATGCTCAGTGCTTTTTCGCGCAACGCCACCCGGGTCAGCGCTGAGGTAATGCGCGAAGTGGTGGCCGAATATGACGACTTCGCCGGGGGCGCGCCCGCGCCGCTGGCTCCTCCGGCGGTGCGCTGGCCGGTGCGTGTGCGTCACGCCGCCCTTGGCCTGGCCTCGTTGGCGCTGTTGGGTGCCAGCGGCTCATTGTGGTTGTGGCACACTGCTGAGCCCGTTGACATCGATCTCAAGCCCGCGCCGGTCCAAAGCTTCGCAGCGCCGCTTTCGTTGGCCGAGCCACCGCTGAGCCCGCGGTTCGTGTACGCCGCGCCCACTAGCGCAGCGCCGGCCGCGCCGGTTGCCAGCGGTCTGGCGGCCGCGGCGGGGCTGGGCAGCCCCGTGGTCAAGGTTGCGCCGCTGCCCGTCTCGCATACCCAATCGCTGCCGACCCAGGTGCGAGTGCGCAGCGGCGACACGGCCACCGCGATCGCGCAGCGCTATCTGGGAGGGGCCGGCGGGCTGGCGCAATTAGCCGCCAGAAATCCCCAAATTCACAACCTCGATGTGATCTACCCCGGTGAAGTGATCAACCTGCCGGCGCGCGGCGCCACGGCCGAGGCGAACTAA
- a CDS encoding Gfo/Idh/MocA family oxidoreductase, with protein sequence MNQINSELPAPAARVNAAPARRAEGQVRGLAVVGLGYWGPNWVRNFTQLQSGARVLACDLDAGRRERIRKSYPEVQTCERLSEVLQDPEIDGVVVATPVSTHYPIARQVLQAGKAVLVEKPLAMSRRQAEELVILAREADLPLMVGHTFEYSAPVLKVRDLIARGELGEVLYISSVRANLGLLQHDVNVAWDLATHDISIILMLLGQFPHAVSCQGKSYYRGDIEDVAMLTLHFPGKILAFIHVSWLDPNKIRRTTIVGSRRMLVYDDTATQEKIRIYDKGVDVQRYYDSYDEFQLSYRYGDIQIPRIEETEPLRMECQHFIDCIATQRTPNTDGLNGLRVVSVLEAASLSLKNAGALITLANPGTR encoded by the coding sequence ATGAACCAGATCAACAGCGAGCTGCCCGCGCCGGCGGCCAGAGTTAACGCCGCGCCGGCGCGCCGAGCCGAAGGGCAGGTGCGCGGGCTGGCAGTGGTAGGGTTGGGTTATTGGGGCCCCAACTGGGTGCGCAATTTCACTCAGTTGCAGAGCGGAGCCCGGGTGCTGGCGTGCGATCTCGACGCCGGCCGGCGCGAGCGCATCCGCAAAAGCTATCCGGAAGTTCAGACCTGCGAGCGGCTGAGCGAAGTGCTCCAAGATCCTGAAATCGACGGCGTGGTGGTGGCCACTCCGGTCAGCACCCATTACCCCATCGCCCGCCAGGTGTTGCAGGCGGGCAAAGCGGTGCTGGTGGAGAAGCCGTTAGCGATGTCGCGCCGCCAAGCCGAGGAGCTGGTGATTTTGGCGCGCGAGGCCGATCTACCATTGATGGTCGGTCACACCTTTGAGTACAGCGCACCGGTGCTTAAGGTGCGCGATCTTATCGCTCGAGGCGAGTTGGGTGAGGTGCTGTATATCAGCTCGGTGCGCGCCAACCTGGGTTTGCTCCAACATGACGTCAACGTGGCCTGGGATCTGGCCACCCACGATATCTCGATCATCCTGATGCTCCTGGGCCAGTTCCCGCACGCGGTGAGTTGCCAGGGCAAGAGCTACTACCGCGGCGACATCGAAGACGTGGCGATGCTTACTTTGCATTTTCCCGGCAAGATTCTGGCCTTTATCCACGTCAGTTGGCTGGACCCCAACAAGATTCGGCGCACCACGATCGTCGGCTCCCGCCGCATGTTGGTGTACGACGACACCGCAACCCAGGAGAAGATCCGCATCTACGACAAGGGGGTCGACGTTCAGCGCTATTACGACAGTTACGACGAGTTTCAACTTTCCTATCGTTACGGCGACATCCAGATCCCCCGCATCGAGGAGACCGAGCCGCTGCGCATGGAATGCCAGCATTTCATCGATTGTATTGCGACCCAGCGCACGCCCAACACCGACGGTTTGAACGGTCTGCGCGTGGTGAGTGTGTTGGAAGCGGCCAGCCTGTCGCTCAAAAACGCCGGTGCGCTAATTACACTGGCCAACCCGGGGACGCGCTGA
- a CDS encoding acyltransferase: protein MAGEKSALVCVSDDVELGADVRLSPFVNLYGCTIGAQTRVGAFVEIQRGARVGRCCKISSHTFICAGVRIEDEVFVGHHVVFINDRDPRATNPDGSPQSEKDWRLEPTVVRRGASLGSGAVIMCGVEIGAGALVGAGAVVTRDVPPGAVVSGNPARLHVRTRVVNQSKQLMAGGRR from the coding sequence ATGGCCGGCGAAAAATCAGCCCTGGTCTGCGTCAGCGATGACGTCGAGTTGGGAGCCGATGTCCGTCTTTCGCCCTTCGTCAACCTTTACGGTTGCACGATTGGGGCGCAGACGCGCGTGGGCGCCTTTGTTGAGATTCAGCGCGGGGCGAGAGTGGGTCGGTGCTGCAAAATCTCCTCGCATACTTTCATATGCGCCGGCGTGCGCATCGAGGACGAAGTTTTCGTGGGTCACCACGTGGTCTTCATCAACGATCGCGATCCGCGCGCGACCAATCCCGACGGTAGCCCACAGAGCGAAAAGGACTGGCGCCTGGAGCCGACTGTGGTGCGGCGGGGCGCCTCATTGGGTAGCGGCGCAGTGATCATGTGCGGGGTTGAAATCGGCGCTGGCGCGCTGGTGGGCGCGGGCGCGGTAGTCACCCGCGACGTCCCGCCGGGTGCGGTAGTCAGCGGCAATCCGGCTCGTCTGCATGTCCGCACCAGGGTGGTAAACCAATCCAAGCAGTTAATGGCGGGAGGTCGGCGATGA